The following are encoded in a window of Planctomycetota bacterium genomic DNA:
- the mtnC gene encoding acireductone synthase, with protein sequence MIVFDGRAILLDVEGTTSSIAFVYDVLFPFARVHAGSFLAAHRGDAELRRLAAELRTEAGDATDPGDDWPAATARAALALMDRDAKTTALKTLQGLVWRHGFESGELVAHVYDDVPAALAAWADSGLDVRIYSSGSVEAQRLFFGYTAHGDLTGFLHGHYDTTTGPKRDPESYRRIAADIGLEPRQILFVSDVGAELDAARTAGMATAAADRPGNRPVDAEFAHDTVTSFAEIVT encoded by the coding sequence GTGATCGTATTCGACGGCCGCGCCATCCTCCTCGACGTCGAGGGGACCACGTCGTCGATCGCGTTCGTGTACGACGTGCTGTTCCCGTTCGCACGCGTTCACGCCGGATCGTTTCTCGCCGCCCACCGCGGCGACGCCGAGCTCCGCAGGCTCGCAGCCGAGCTCCGCACCGAAGCGGGGGATGCGACCGACCCGGGCGACGACTGGCCGGCCGCGACGGCTCGGGCGGCGCTCGCGCTCATGGACCGCGACGCCAAGACGACCGCGCTCAAGACGCTCCAGGGACTGGTCTGGCGGCACGGCTTTGAGTCGGGGGAGCTGGTGGCCCATGTCTACGACGACGTCCCCGCGGCGCTAGCGGCATGGGCCGACTCGGGGCTCGACGTGCGGATCTACTCGTCGGGCTCGGTCGAGGCGCAGCGACTGTTTTTCGGCTATACCGCCCACGGCGACCTGACCGGCTTCCTCCACGGCCACTACGACACCACGACCGGGCCGAAGCGCGACCCGGAGAGCTATCGGCGGATCGCCGCCGACATCGGCCTCGAGCCGCGCCAGATCCTGTTCGTCAGCGACGTGGGCGCCGAGCTCGACGCCGCCCGCACCGCCGGGATGGCGACGGCCGCCGCCGACCGGCCCGGCAATCGCCCGGTCGACGCCGAATTCGCCCACGACACGGTCACGAGCTTCGCCGAGATCGTCACCTGA